From Salinicoccus roseus, one genomic window encodes:
- the nth gene encoding endonuclease III yields MISKKKTVEMIDKIDVMFPDAECELVHRNPFELTIAVLLSAQCTDNLVNRVTRDLFKKYRTPEDYLAVELPELENDIRSIGLFRNKAKNIQKLCRDVIDRFDGEIPDNYEALVSLAGVGRKTANVVLSVAFGVPRIAVDTHVERVAKRLGIARYKDSVLEVEKTLMQKVPEARWSKTHHQLIFFGRYHCTARNPKCETCLLLEDCREGQKRMKAKALK; encoded by the coding sequence TTGATCAGTAAAAAGAAGACGGTAGAGATGATCGACAAGATAGATGTGATGTTCCCGGACGCGGAATGCGAGCTCGTACACCGCAACCCATTCGAACTGACCATTGCAGTCCTGCTTTCCGCACAATGCACCGACAACCTTGTAAACAGGGTGACCCGTGACCTCTTCAAGAAATACAGAACACCGGAGGACTATCTTGCTGTAGAACTTCCGGAACTTGAGAATGACATCCGCTCGATCGGCCTGTTCAGGAACAAGGCCAAAAACATCCAGAAGCTGTGCAGGGATGTCATCGACCGTTTCGATGGCGAAATACCTGACAACTACGAAGCTCTCGTGAGTCTCGCAGGAGTGGGGCGGAAGACCGCCAATGTCGTGCTTTCCGTGGCTTTCGGCGTTCCGCGGATTGCTGTGGACACCCATGTCGAACGTGTGGCGAAAAGGCTCGGCATCGCACGCTACAAGGATTCCGTCCTTGAAGTCGAGAAGACGTTGATGCAGAAGGTGCCAGAAGCACGCTGGAGCAAGACCCATCATCAGCTGATCTTCTTCGGACGCTACCATTGCACAGCCAGAAATCCGAAATGTGAAACCTGCCTGCTGCTTGAAGACTGCCGGGAAGGGCAGAAGCGGATGAAGGCGAAGGCGCTCAAATGA
- a CDS encoding YpoC family protein has protein sequence MTIGEMHQKLLEEARHPDHALYDAYQGEIFFQINEVLDEIPEEAHEHVLPFNFKERKDYIRSRPYQYHSIIQLKALHDEFTKKLASYRIRMNR, from the coding sequence ATGACAATTGGGGAGATGCACCAGAAGCTGCTTGAAGAGGCGAGGCACCCGGATCATGCACTCTACGATGCCTATCAGGGGGAAATCTTCTTCCAAATCAATGAAGTGCTCGATGAGATCCCGGAGGAGGCACATGAACATGTGCTTCCCTTCAACTTCAAGGAACGCAAGGACTACATCCGCTCCCGCCCCTACCAGTACCACAGCATCATCCAGCTGAAGGCACTCCATGATGAATTCACCAAGAAGCTGGCTTCTTATCGTATAAGGATGAACAGATAG
- the asnS gene encoding asparagine--tRNA ligase, giving the protein MKISINQAAKYEGQQVTIGCWLLQKRGSGKIQFLQLRDGTGFMQGIVVKENDADLFEKAKGLTQETSMYVSGTIKADDRSDFGYEMEVDGIEVIHASEGYPITPKAHGPEFLMDNRHLWLRSKKQHAVMNIRNQIIKSTHDFFFENGYKKIDPPILTSSSPEGTTELFHTKYFDEDAYLSQSGQLYAEAAAMAHGKVFSFGPTFRAEKSKTRRHLIEFWMIEPEMAFYNHEDSLEVQEQYVEYLVQQVLEHCRLDLGILDRDTSVLEKIRAPFPRITYTEAVELLQEKGFDDIEWGEDFGAPHETEIANHFDKPVFITNYPKEIKSFYMEENPEDPRTVLCADLIAPEGYGEIIGGSERIHDYDTLKQKIEESGLDLEAYEWYLDLRRYGSVPHSGFGLGLERTVAWLSGVQHVRETAPFPRLLNRLYP; this is encoded by the coding sequence ATGAAGATTTCAATCAACCAGGCAGCAAAATATGAAGGCCAGCAGGTGACGATCGGCTGCTGGCTCCTGCAGAAGCGCGGCAGCGGTAAAATCCAGTTCCTGCAGCTCAGGGACGGCACCGGTTTCATGCAGGGCATCGTTGTGAAGGAAAATGATGCAGATCTTTTCGAAAAGGCAAAAGGTCTGACACAGGAGACATCCATGTATGTTTCAGGCACGATCAAAGCGGATGACCGTTCAGATTTCGGCTACGAGATGGAAGTCGACGGCATAGAGGTCATCCATGCCTCGGAAGGTTATCCAATCACACCGAAGGCCCATGGTCCTGAATTCCTCATGGACAACAGGCACCTGTGGCTGCGTTCGAAGAAGCAGCATGCAGTCATGAACATCCGCAACCAGATCATCAAGAGCACACATGACTTCTTCTTCGAGAACGGCTATAAGAAGATCGATCCGCCGATACTCACAAGCAGTTCACCGGAAGGTACGACGGAACTTTTCCATACAAAATACTTCGATGAAGATGCCTACCTGTCACAGAGTGGCCAATTGTATGCAGAAGCGGCTGCGATGGCACACGGTAAGGTCTTCTCATTCGGTCCGACATTCCGTGCGGAGAAATCCAAGACGAGGAGGCACCTTATCGAGTTCTGGATGATAGAGCCTGAGATGGCGTTCTACAACCATGAGGACAGCCTCGAAGTACAGGAACAGTATGTCGAGTACCTCGTACAACAGGTGCTGGAGCACTGCAGACTCGACCTCGGCATATTGGACCGCGATACAAGCGTCCTTGAGAAGATCCGCGCACCGTTCCCGCGCATCACGTATACGGAAGCGGTGGAACTGCTGCAGGAGAAGGGCTTTGATGATATAGAGTGGGGCGAGGACTTCGGTGCACCGCATGAAACCGAAATCGCGAACCATTTCGATAAGCCCGTCTTCATCACGAACTATCCGAAGGAGATCAAATCCTTCTACATGGAGGAGAATCCGGAAGACCCGCGCACCGTCCTGTGTGCCGACCTGATCGCCCCTGAGGGCTACGGGGAGATCATCGGGGGCAGTGAAAGGATCCATGACTACGACACCCTCAAGCAGAAGATCGAGGAGAGCGGTCTGGATCTGGAGGCCTATGAATGGTATCTCGACCTGAGGAGATACGGCAGCGTGCCGCATTCCGGGTTCGGCCTCGGCCTCGAGCGTACAGTCGCCTGGCTGAGCGGCGTCCAGCATGTCAGGGAGACGGCACCGTTCCCACGCCTGCTCAACAGACTATATCCATAG
- a CDS encoding DnaD domain-containing protein: MFEEYIRYMNIPVNKVLLDCYSELGLDESSFVVLIKLMDIHQRSSQLPEFSHLSKGTTMSESQIAGLIQGLIQKELLEVETIREEGKYIERFNLEPLYGKLSRLLESTAPEKADPSEIRSLFEYVEGLYGRVISPNEFERINSWLEDSGYSPQTIRDAVDLAYQNQITSLQYVERILNQTGRDEPAEKVDRMPVRSWLEGEDVFDQ; encoded by the coding sequence ATGTTTGAAGAATATATAAGATACATGAACATACCCGTGAACAAAGTGCTGCTGGATTGCTATTCCGAGCTGGGCCTTGATGAATCGTCCTTTGTCGTCCTCATCAAACTGATGGACATCCATCAGCGGTCATCACAGCTGCCGGAGTTCTCACATCTGTCCAAGGGGACGACGATGTCGGAATCCCAGATAGCCGGGCTCATACAGGGCCTGATACAGAAGGAGCTGCTCGAAGTCGAGACGATCCGGGAAGAGGGCAAATACATAGAGCGGTTCAATCTCGAACCCCTCTATGGAAAGCTCTCCCGCCTGCTGGAATCGACGGCGCCCGAAAAGGCGGACCCGTCTGAAATCAGATCCCTGTTCGAGTATGTCGAAGGCCTGTATGGCAGGGTCATCAGCCCGAATGAATTCGAAAGGATCAACAGCTGGCTTGAAGATTCCGGATACAGCCCGCAGACAATCCGGGATGCCGTCGATCTGGCCTACCAGAACCAGATCACTTCACTCCAATATGTCGAACGCATCCTGAACCAGACGGGCAGGGATGAACCGGCGGAAAAGGTGGACCGGATGCCTGTACGTTCATGGCTGGAAGGAGAAGATGTTTTTGATCAGTAA
- a CDS encoding transglycosylase domain-containing protein: protein MEENYKRTKGRKTGSGTSKKGGRRSRASLIKRILLWAVLIGLILLIVGSFLFAYYASKSPAFSEEKLKDPIPAKIYDKDDELVTTLYGGQKRVLTDIDETPEKVTDAILAVEDNRFYEHGAIDFVRLGAAVLNNVTDGFGSQGASTITQQVVKRVFLTEEKTIERKAQEAYLAYRLEQEYSKDEILEMYMNKIYYSDGIYGIRTASLYYFDKELEALNLAETAYLAGLPQLPNRYNLYVDPETGTNRAHTVLNLMLHHERITEAEYNEAINTDITANLVQRSEEERASNEPEDPEYASYINVVKRELQQNDKFKDMELGEALASGLSIYTNMDSSIQRELQTMVNDRDYYYNPKFKSEHFNLASSILDTETGNLVAISGGRDYREVVMHNQALVKKNVGSTMKPFLSYGPAIENMQWRTDQTIEDEAEYQPEGFDHTIYNYDQQDHGEVTMRDALRQSLNIPAVKTFETVMDEAGENAPEEFAEAVGLEYSTEEEEDLPLTFNDVLGGGDYSQFTPLQMAEAYASLGNGGTYNEAQSIRYVVTDEGETVEFEHESEQAMEDYTAYMLTDMLKGTFEPYGSADYIPMNGLNIAAKTGTTSYSSDIREEKNLPDSSAKDAWIVGYTPEYTMSLWTGFTATEEGGDTSFVGADEHITPQWFFRDIMQSISTYNGQDFERPDSVVEVNGDELAVKGSEDMQTYEDEQRQRNTQQRQQPEEDIDEPNQVITEDPEAADEAEPSTEQETPETQPEERTEEQVEEPTEEAPEQEETIEEPTEEVTEQQTEESEPATEEEPTSEETEAPEQEQTTEDPASEETGEPTEEPTEEETDEAA, encoded by the coding sequence ATGGAAGAGAACTATAAAAGAACCAAAGGCAGGAAGACTGGAAGCGGCACATCCAAAAAAGGGGGCCGGCGGTCCCGGGCCTCCCTCATCAAACGGATACTGCTGTGGGCGGTCCTCATTGGTCTGATCCTCCTCATCGTCGGTTCATTCCTGTTTGCGTATTACGCATCAAAATCCCCGGCATTCAGCGAGGAGAAGCTGAAGGATCCGATACCGGCGAAGATCTACGACAAGGATGATGAACTCGTCACTACGCTGTATGGCGGCCAGAAACGGGTGCTGACGGATATAGACGAAACACCTGAGAAGGTCACAGATGCGATCCTTGCCGTGGAAGACAACCGCTTCTACGAGCATGGGGCCATCGACTTCGTAAGGCTTGGCGCTGCAGTGCTGAACAATGTCACTGACGGGTTCGGCAGCCAGGGTGCGAGCACGATCACCCAGCAGGTCGTCAAGCGGGTGTTCCTCACCGAGGAGAAGACGATCGAGAGGAAGGCGCAGGAAGCCTACCTCGCCTACCGTCTCGAGCAGGAATATTCCAAGGATGAGATTCTTGAGATGTACATGAACAAGATCTACTACTCCGATGGCATATACGGCATCCGGACGGCCAGCCTCTATTATTTCGACAAGGAACTTGAAGCGTTGAACCTGGCGGAAACGGCCTATCTCGCCGGCCTGCCGCAGCTGCCGAACAGATACAATCTGTATGTGGATCCTGAGACCGGGACGAATCGTGCACATACCGTATTGAACCTGATGCTCCATCATGAGCGCATTACGGAAGCCGAGTACAATGAAGCCATCAACACCGACATCACCGCCAACCTGGTTCAGCGTTCCGAAGAGGAGCGTGCCTCGAATGAGCCTGAGGATCCGGAATACGCCTCCTACATCAACGTGGTGAAGCGGGAGCTCCAGCAGAACGACAAGTTCAAGGACATGGAACTCGGGGAAGCCCTGGCCAGCGGCCTGTCCATCTATACAAACATGGACAGCAGCATCCAGAGGGAGCTCCAGACGATGGTCAATGACCGGGACTACTACTACAATCCGAAGTTCAAGAGCGAGCACTTCAACCTTGCCTCATCGATCCTGGATACGGAGACGGGCAATCTCGTCGCCATCTCCGGCGGCCGTGACTACCGCGAAGTGGTCATGCACAACCAGGCATTGGTTAAAAAGAATGTCGGATCCACCATGAAGCCGTTCCTCTCCTATGGCCCCGCCATCGAAAATATGCAGTGGCGCACGGACCAGACGATCGAGGATGAAGCGGAATACCAGCCGGAAGGCTTTGATCATACGATATATAACTATGATCAGCAGGATCATGGTGAAGTGACCATGCGCGACGCCCTGAGGCAGAGCCTCAACATACCTGCCGTCAAGACTTTCGAGACGGTGATGGACGAAGCAGGAGAAAATGCACCGGAGGAATTTGCGGAAGCCGTGGGACTCGAATACAGCACCGAAGAGGAGGAAGACCTCCCACTGACCTTCAATGATGTGCTCGGCGGCGGGGACTACTCCCAGTTCACACCATTGCAGATGGCAGAAGCCTACGCTTCGCTCGGCAACGGCGGCACCTACAATGAAGCCCAGTCCATCCGCTACGTGGTGACGGATGAAGGGGAAACGGTCGAATTCGAGCATGAGTCCGAGCAGGCGATGGAGGATTACACTGCCTATATGCTGACGGATATGCTGAAAGGGACTTTTGAACCTTACGGCAGCGCCGACTATATTCCGATGAACGGCCTTAACATAGCCGCGAAGACGGGGACGACATCCTACAGCAGCGATATCCGGGAAGAAAAAAATCTGCCGGACAGTTCAGCGAAGGATGCCTGGATCGTCGGCTATACGCCGGAGTACACGATGAGCCTGTGGACAGGCTTTACAGCGACCGAAGAAGGCGGAGACACTTCGTTCGTCGGTGCGGACGAGCATATCACGCCACAGTGGTTCTTCAGGGATATCATGCAGTCGATCAGCACATATAACGGCCAGGACTTCGAGCGTCCCGACAGTGTCGTCGAGGTCAACGGCGATGAACTTGCTGTAAAAGGCAGTGAGGACATGCAGACTTATGAAGACGAACAGCGTCAGCGCAATACCCAGCAGCGCCAGCAGCCGGAGGAAGACATCGATGAACCGAACCAGGTGATCACCGAGGATCCTGAAGCGGCGGATGAAGCAGAACCATCCACTGAACAGGAAACGCCGGAAACACAACCTGAAGAGCGTACTGAAGAACAGGTTGAGGAACCGACTGAAGAAGCACCTGAACAGGAAGAGACGATCGAAGAACCGACAGAAGAAGTGACGGAACAGCAAACGGAGGAGTCGGAACCGGCCACAGAAGAGGAACCAACATCTGAAGAGACCGAAGCACCTGAACAGGAGCAGACGACCGAGGACCCGGCTTCTGAAGAAACCGGGGAACCAACGGAGGAACCGACTGAAGAAGAGACGGATGAAGCCGCATAA